The genomic stretch TAATGCACTCTCCCATATggtaaaaaacatacaataaataaataaataaataaatatatatataatgtatttagtataaattttaaatatatttagacaaaaaatacatttttgccatatgggatgtaaaattagaaatgtatttgcttacccttgaaatacattttaaaatatgttgatATTAGAACgctaaaattaaatatatttccaaattcaaaaatatattcaactGATCATTACTttctaaaaaattatttagcatatatttaaaatatatttttgcacaaagaaatgttttttttgccgtatggacTGGCCGACTTCTGTCAAACCAAAGTCCCTTTATATTCAATATATTTGGTCGGTCAAACAAACAGTTTTTCCTTTACAAAATACAGTTGACATCCATTACGTAATACGTAGATTCAAACTATTGAGTTGAAAGACCCACTTTTTACTTCAATGTGGATCAGTCTCCCGTATTTGCAGCCTGATTTCTCACCAACTTACTCATTCACAAATGttgactaaaataaatacatgaaatgtgtataatgttacagaatgtccaaaaaactaaatattactATGGTATGTTAAAAAAACTAGTAATACCGTAATTTTTGTAAGTGCTAACATAGGAATTTTAAGTGACAAACACAAATGACTTTGTATTTCTATTGACGTTAATTGAACTCCAGAAGAAAAACCCTGCCATTTTATAAGCATAAGAATTATAAGAGCTCTGTTTAGTTTCAATGTTCAGTCTCGGCAGTCTGTTCTgatgtttatttttcattacCTCTGAGTTTCCTTAGGAACAGCCTAATAGCAGGTGTCAGGGGAACATTTCAGCAAAAAAGCTTTTGCACACCATCTAAAAGTATGAGAATCTTTCTCTCTCCCCAGAGGGGAAAATATGAGTTTGTATTGAAATGTTCACAAGCGTTTAATTCTGAGTCACGTATCAATCTTTACACCCTGAACAAAACCAGAACACGTTTGGTTTATGACACACAGTTCAAAGCATAACGACCCCCTACACACACTTTTCCCATCTGAACAACTGACTGGAAAAAAAGGCATTTTTCCTTCTTGAACAGAAATTCTTTCCCGGATGATTTCGGAGGTCATTAAACGCTGTCGTGCGGCTGTGGGGAGCTCCTGATTGCTCTGAATCTACTGGTGGGGGTTTCACTGTGTTTCCACACAAATAGATGGAAACAAACCCATGAATGAACAAGAGCCAGGATGAGATTCCAGTCCGGTGCTGTAACCCAGCTGTGGGTCCCCCAGGGCACATATTCATAGAGCCTCACTCAATGCGACCGGAAACACTGCCTGCAGGTAAAGTGTACCTTAAAGAGAATAACTTTCTGTGTTACAAGCTTTAACACACAAACATTAGAAGTTATATTTGCAAGAACACAGTGGAGTAttgcataataaaaaaaataaggaaGCCCAATGCAGAATCAGGATTGTTCAGAACTGTTTATTTGTCCCTTAAATTATGAAAATAGAAATCCattaacattatatatatacagCACACAACACCCAACGAGTGGAGATGAACAAAGCTGAACGTTCAGTCTGAAGAGTTTAGCTTTCTTGAGCCCGACCTGTAGAAACCAATCCTTAACAAAAACAGCGAAGAGTGACTCACATTTGTACAAATATACACAAATCAATTTGCACTGCATACGTGTAATTTGCAAATTTTTCTTGGTATAAAACAGAAAGACATCCAACAATTCCTAAATATTTATCATCCATTTTCATCAATACATAGACAATTATTTTTCTCGCACACATTAGCTTCACTTATAAGACTGCAAAATTAAGACTGCAGTCAAACCTGTCAGGTACCTCATGGAAAATAAGTTAGCTGCGTGCAAAATTTGTTTCCAAAGCAGCTAATTGGTTACTATTTGCTTAAAAACATGTACACAGCTTTTGCACTCACAGTCCTTTGGAGCGAGGTAACGCAGTTATGTTGAAAGGTTTAAtcagtttacccaaaaatgattagatttttcctttaaaacacaCGCCATGCCAGGTTTGAAGTTAATGATGCTGATGCTATTGGTTTTCGCAGGTCACATGACTGCTTTGTGCAAAATTTAGTGGTCCAGAGAAGAAAGGTCAATGGACAAACTGGAATGATACGAGTAATTTTTCGTTTTAAGACTAGGGCTTGATTAAATATTGGTCATTTTCGAATtctccttaaagggatagttcatcaaAAAAATCAAATCATGTCCTCATTTACTAATCCTCATGTTTTTCCAAACCTGCATTAATTCCcctgttctgctgaacacaaaggaagacattttgtgaaatgtttgtaatcaagcaggttTGGAGCACCATCGACTTccacagtaaaataaaaatactatggaagtcaatggtgctccaaaacTGACTGCTTACAAATGTCTTCccttgtgttcagcagaacaaacaAATGTATGAAGGTTTGGTAGAACctgagagtgagaaaattatgacataattttcatttttgggtgaactgtccctttaagaggtTTAATCACCTTTATGAGTCTACATTATAACAGCAGAAACAGATTTATGAAAGTAGCAAATAAAAACAGATAAGGCAAATAATAACACATAAGGCAACGGCACAAGAGATTTAAATCTCTTATTATTTTTACAGACTATGAAGCAAGTAAAAGGTTAAAAACTCTGTGATGGTCCATACAAACAAACCCTCGGTCCTCAATTCTTATCTTTCATAGCTTGATTTTAAGTGCTTTCACGTGTGAACCTGATATAAAGTTCCTTAAAAAGAGCTATCAAGAGTTAGGCTGTTTATTTTTAGTTGAAACATGAACTAACCAGTCGAAAGATGAAAGATTATCATGCAATTAAAGCTCAAGTTAAGGAATATATAATAGATAAAGCCCATGGTTACACATATGGGTTCCTCCACACTGAATTCCAGTGCAACTAATAGTAAGCCCTACTTTCATTCACTCatcctcttcttcttcctctTGGCCGGGACCTCGTAGTGATGCACGGCCTCCAGGCTCCTCCTCCTGCACGTGCTCAATAGCAACGATGCCAGTGAAAAGAGCATAGCTCAACATCGCTGCCACAGCAACCAACACTGACAGCAGCTGCTTGCGTCTCTTGTATGGCTCGTTGTCCAGATCACTTCCCTGTTGTGTGCCGGACACCGGACGACTAACTCCCTCTACACACAAAAAGATACCCACCCAAAATCAGAACCCAATCTTACACTTATCGGCACATTTTGTTCCttacaaactttatttattaaagggatagttcacccagaaatGAAAGTGATGTCATtgatgactcaccctcatgtcgttccagaCTCGTTAAACCTCCATTCATCTtcgtaacacagtttaagatgttttatatttaatccGAGAGCTTTTTGACCCTTCATTGGAGGTCTATGTAATGTATACTGTCCATGTGcagtaaggtaataaaaacatcatcaaagtggtccatgtgacatcagtgggtcagttagaatgtgttgaagcatcaaaaatacattttggtccaaaaataacaaaaattgcGACTTTATTcggcattgtcttctcttccggttctgttgtgaagcgcacgcgtgagactaaagtcacgtgactgcagtgacgcagatgacgtgttatcctcaaacatgtttgcgaagtttaTTTTTCAAACTTATGGCGTGtgctccctcagactgtaaatgaagcccGGGTGCACAAAAAAcccagctggggcgcaccagataacacgtcagccgtgtcactgcagtcacatgactttagtcACGCGCATGCGCTTTAAAACAGAtgtggaagagaagacaatgctgaataaagtcagaattgtTGTTATTTGtgtaccaaaatgtattttcgatgcttcaacacattctaactgacccactgatgtcacatggactactttgatgatgtttttattacctttctggacatggacagtataccatatgtagattttcaatgaagggtcaacaagctctcagactaaatctaaaacatcttaaactgtgttacgcagatgaacggaggtcttacgagtttaaagacagtatttttatttttgggtgaactatgcctttaagtGTTGCAAGGACAACTACAACTACAAAAGTTGAAATAGATAAACGGACAACAAACTAGTTTTATATGGTTACAAAGCAATATGCACTCATGAAACTCTTtattttggtgtgtgtgtgaagaTAATTGGTTGCTCACCAGAAGCTTCCTCGCTGGGAAAGTAAAGGCTCAGAATGTTACagcaaaatgcatttaaattgtCCAGGTTTTTCAGGTGGTGTTGCAGTCGACAGTTGGGCAGCTGAATCTTAATAAGTGGAGCTAAATAACCGAACACATATGCATCCAGGGAAGAGGGCCttcaaaaaacacagaataaaataaaaagtcatgttCATCTGAGATGCTTTAAGGGATAGTTTaaccaaaaattttaataatgtcattaatgtctcaccctcatgtcgttccaaactcgttagacctccgttcatcttcggaacacagtttaagatgttttatatttagtaagAGAGCTTGATGATCTAAAGTCACTTGCTTGCAGTGACACGACTGatgtgttatctggtgcgccccagctgtttttttttgtgcgcccgggcttcgtttacagtctaaGGGAGACGTACActgtaagttttaaaaaaactttgcaaacatgtttgaggataacacgtcatagaagagaagacaatgcggaataaagtcgtaatttttttttcgacgcttcaacacattctaactgacccactgatgtcacatggactactttgatgatgtttttattacctttatggacatggacagtataccgtacgcagattttcaatgaagggtcaacaagctctcgaacctaatataaaacatcttaaactgtgctCCGAAGACGAACGGAGGTCCCACGAGCCTGAAACGACACGAGGGCGAGTCATCAATGACATCACCTGCATCcctgggtgaactatccctttaaggatctGTGACATTTACAACATGCAAGACCTTCacaatgcttttttaaatataagtaTACCACTTACGAATCTCCAAAGAAAAATTTGTTTGATCCCAAACGTTGAGAGAGAAGATTCAGGCACTCCAGAGCATCACGGTAAACCTGTAGAGGAACATggggagagagacagagactGGGAGGTTTAGAaagaaagagttaataaagacATTCTCTATTCATATTAGAAATCTCACAAATATTTCACTGTAAACAGTTCTTCTGCCTTATCTGAGTTCAGATCCAAAAATGTATCAATATCCTTTCCATGGAGCAGAAATCCCTCACCTCTTTCTCCGCCTCTTCTCCCGCCTCCAGCGAACTGTTTCCTCGGATGAGACGGAGTCTCTCCAACTGCCTGTTCTGGATGCGGCCCGGCAAGAAGAAGTTTAAGGGGAAGGAGATGTTTTCTGCGTGCCAGCGCCGTGTCACCTCCACATAGTTCTTAGAATCGATCCATAAAGCATAAATCTACCAAGAGACAAGAAGTTTGATCATGCATCCGGAGAAACCTCTCTCTTCAATTTACGGGTTTAAATCTCACCAGCGAGGGTAAAAGTCGCTCCTCCAGAAGTGAGATGAAGGCCAGTGTGTCTGCGCCCTCTTTGGCTGAGAGATCGAAGTCTGCATTGTActtctgattaaaaaataaaataaaattgggCTTTACTACAAAAACTCAAAATTAGAAGCATAGCTATATAAACATCTTTACACATGCCGCTCAAAATAGAgcataaacattaatttatgaTGGTATTTCTCAAGATGTAATAATGTGTTACTTATAAAAGTTAATTATTAATGTTATAAAGGAGTTTTACACCCCAAAATATTTTTCAAGTGTTGTGTTTCTTTCCTACCAAATGCCAAATAACCTCAAATGTGATGCAACTCATTGGAAAACACAATGTTTAGTTTGACAgctccagaatttttttttccaaaGACTAACTTCTACAATTTCGGGTTGTTTGTTGCACAATTACACGCATTTAAACAATTTTCATCAGTAATCTGGGATAGGCGGAAGTATTTTGACACCcaaaaaatgacacacttcacctttaagtTATGTAGTGGCTTTCAAACAGTAATTTGAACCGTATCTGTTTCTGACCACAAGAAAAATCTTAGGTTCTGAGACAAAAATCCATAAACAGTTCTGGGTAGCACTACTACCGACCGGGTAGACGAAGACACAATAAACAAGCGTCTCCAGGAAGAGTTCTAATTATATCCACATGACATCGCTTTTAAAGCCGACACAAATGGGTATCTTCGTTTCGCAATCTAACAGTACTTCATCGTGGCAACATGCATATCTGGAACTCATTttggtgtgtcatttaaaactTTGGTTTTTAAACGAATAAACCCGAAGCTTTGTTGGATATAAATGCACTTATGACCTCATCATGTCTGGAGCACAGCTATACGTTTTGGGTGAGATAATCACCTGTTTTCTCAACTGTATGATGATCTGACTGGGCTGAGAGCAGCTGCCTTCATCTCTGGTCCTGAGGGCTGGAAGTGAACCTTCAGAAAAGAGATCAGAATCAGTAAAGCACATTTCTTTTGTCTGGACGAGTTTACTGCAGaagttttttcatttattttctacAGGGCAAAGAAATGACCAACTGCAAGGCCAAGATAAGATGAATATTTAATACTAGACCAACAGAAATGGATCTTTCACAAACCTTTAAAGGTGTTTGAAATCAGTTCAAAATCTGTTTTGCCTCgactcttactgtgggttcacaccagacgtgagttcaacgatttgcgcgggTAGATTACatgcaaagtcaatgcaaagacgcaatcagacgctTCCTCATgcagggcgatgcga from Misgurnus anguillicaudatus chromosome 10, ASM2758022v2, whole genome shotgun sequence encodes the following:
- the LOC129448571 gene encoding metaxin-1 isoform X1 — translated: MEKVRRILVYLSKDNAAPQCARFVQSITGHFVGDVEDQATVSCSLDNNRFILSDQLYGGGIPLKAYARFAGAPLKIHKISNPWRSPTGSLPALRTRDEGSCSQPSQIIIQLRKQKYNADFDLSAKEGADTLAFISLLEERLLPSLIYALWIDSKNYVEVTRRWHAENISFPLNFFLPGRIQNRQLERLRLIRGNSSLEAGEEAEKEVYRDALECLNLLSQRLGSNKFFFGDSPSSLDAYVFGYLAPLIKIQLPNCRLQHHLKNLDNLNAFCCNILSLYFPSEEASEGVSRPVSGTQQGSDLDNEPYKRRKQLLSVLVAVAAMLSYALFTGIVAIEHVQEEEPGGRASLRGPGQEEEEEDE
- the LOC129448571 gene encoding metaxin-1 isoform X2, with the protein product MAAPCELFCWKAGFGLPSVNIDCLIVLAYARFAGAPLKIHKISNPWRSPTGSLPALRTRDEGSCSQPSQIIIQLRKQKYNADFDLSAKEGADTLAFISLLEERLLPSLIYALWIDSKNYVEVTRRWHAENISFPLNFFLPGRIQNRQLERLRLIRGNSSLEAGEEAEKEVYRDALECLNLLSQRLGSNKFFFGDSPSSLDAYVFGYLAPLIKIQLPNCRLQHHLKNLDNLNAFCCNILSLYFPSEEASEGVSRPVSGTQQGSDLDNEPYKRRKQLLSVLVAVAAMLSYALFTGIVAIEHVQEEEPGGRASLRGPGQEEEEEDE